One window of Catonella massiliensis genomic DNA carries:
- the gtfA gene encoding sucrose phosphorylase — MKKLENKIMLITYADCMGNNFKDLSRVLDKHFSKAVGGVHILPFFPSSGDRGFAPMRYDVVDEAFGDWDDVTKLSEKYYLMFDYMLNHISAQSPYYKDFLKNKDKSPYKDLFIRYKDFWENGEPTEAEVDAIYKRKPRAPYVEAHFEDGTTEKVWCTFDEEQIDINCPSDTAKKFLVDNLTSMAKRGAAIIRLDAFAYATKKAGTSCFFVEPYVWELLSEVTDVLSPTGVTILPEIHEHYTIPFKIAEKGYFVYDFALPMLLLNSLYYGQTKHLKEWLLKSPNKQFTTLDTHDGIGVVDVKDLLPDEEIERTKEDIFKFGANVKKIYNTAAYNNLDIYQVNCTYYAALGDHDDAYLLARAVQFFAKGIPQVYYVGLLAGKNDLKLLEETKVGRNINRHYYTLEEVDKEVERPVVRDLLKLMEFRNTSKAFALDGKFEIPDTDEDKLHIIREAEGERAELIADFKTKKFRVLSNGEEIFSN, encoded by the coding sequence ATGAAGAAACTTGAGAACAAGATTATGCTCATCACCTATGCTGACTGCATGGGAAATAACTTTAAGGACCTATCTCGGGTGCTTGACAAGCATTTTAGTAAGGCTGTTGGAGGAGTCCATATCCTGCCGTTTTTCCCATCGTCAGGCGACAGAGGCTTTGCTCCTATGAGATACGATGTAGTGGATGAGGCCTTTGGTGACTGGGATGATGTTACGAAGCTTTCTGAGAAGTATTATCTTATGTTTGACTATATGTTAAACCACATAAGTGCGCAAAGTCCTTATTATAAGGACTTTCTCAAAAACAAGGATAAGAGTCCGTACAAGGACCTGTTTATCAGATACAAGGATTTCTGGGAAAATGGAGAGCCTACAGAAGCTGAGGTAGATGCCATCTACAAGAGAAAGCCTAGAGCACCTTATGTAGAGGCACATTTTGAAGACGGAACTACAGAGAAGGTATGGTGTACCTTTGACGAAGAGCAGATAGATATTAACTGCCCTTCAGATACTGCCAAAAAGTTCCTCGTTGACAACCTTACAAGTATGGCAAAGAGGGGAGCCGCTATTATAAGGCTTGATGCCTTTGCCTATGCTACAAAGAAAGCGGGTACAAGCTGTTTCTTTGTAGAGCCTTATGTATGGGAGCTTCTATCAGAAGTTACTGATGTACTTTCACCTACAGGAGTTACCATTCTTCCTGAGATTCACGAGCATTACACCATTCCTTTTAAGATAGCAGAAAAGGGTTACTTTGTTTATGACTTTGCCCTTCCTATGCTTCTTCTCAATTCGCTTTACTATGGACAGACAAAGCATCTTAAAGAATGGCTGCTAAAATCTCCTAACAAGCAGTTTACTACTCTTGACACACACGATGGTATAGGTGTGGTAGATGTAAAGGACCTGCTTCCTGATGAAGAGATTGAGAGAACAAAGGAAGATATATTTAAGTTTGGCGCCAATGTTAAGAAGATATACAATACAGCCGCTTACAACAACCTTGATATCTATCAGGTGAACTGTACATACTATGCGGCTCTCGGAGACCATGATGATGCTTACCTCTTAGCAAGGGCAGTACAGTTCTTTGCAAAGGGCATACCTCAGGTGTACTATGTGGGACTTCTTGCAGGTAAGAACGACCTTAAGCTTCTTGAAGAAACTAAAGTAGGTAGAAACATCAACAGGCATTATTACACCTTGGAGGAAGTGGACAAAGAGGTAGAACGCCCTGTAGTAAGAGATTTGCTTAAGCTTATGGAGTTTAGAAATACCTCTAAGGCCTTTGCCCTCGATGGTAAGTTTGAAATACCTGATACTGATGAGGATAAGCTTCACATAATTAGAGAGGCTGAGGGAGAAAGGGCTGAACTTATAGCTGATTTTAAGACTAAGAAGTTTAGGGTACTTTCAAATGGAGAAGAGATTTTTAGCAATTAA
- the bcp gene encoding thioredoxin-dependent thiol peroxidase: MLEVGTKAPDFNLPDQDGNMHSLSEYKGKKLILYFYPKDSTSGCTKQACGYSERYPLFTEKGVEVIGISKDSVASHKKFQEKNSLSFTILSDEELTAIKAYDVWHKKKMAGREYMGVVRTTYLIDEDGIIIKANDKVKAEKDPENMLGEI, from the coding sequence ATGTTAGAAGTAGGAACAAAGGCACCGGATTTTAATTTGCCGGATCAGGATGGCAATATGCATTCGCTATCAGAGTACAAAGGAAAGAAGCTTATACTTTATTTTTATCCAAAGGATAGTACCTCGGGCTGTACAAAGCAGGCCTGTGGATATTCTGAGAGATATCCTCTTTTTACTGAAAAAGGTGTAGAGGTGATTGGAATAAGCAAAGACAGTGTGGCTTCACACAAGAAATTTCAGGAAAAGAATTCACTGTCATTTACTATTCTTTCTGATGAGGAGTTAACTGCAATCAAGGCTTATGACGTGTGGCATAAAAAGAAGATGGCAGGAAGAGAGTATATGGGGGTTGTAAGGACTACCTATCTAATAGATGAAGATGGAATCATAATCAAAGCTAATGATAAGGTTAAGGCAGAAAAAGATCCTGAAAATATGCTTGGAGAAATATAG
- a CDS encoding EAL and HDOD domain-containing protein translates to MFIARQPIFDKTKEVYGYELLFRGSNTSDAYNGTSAESSTAVVLGGLFEIGVDKIVGDKKAFVNFNYNSLMSNSIELVDPSTLIIEVLEDVEVDARLMRRLDSLHKEGYRIALDDFVQSIKDFKIVPVADIIKYDLIATPLDTIQDEVMEALRRKKVLLAEKVETEEEFIAARKMGFQLFQGYFFSKPVIIAGLKGKKPDITIYRRILNELHQEEPSFQGLAEILETDVSVAYRLVNVVSKKNEHDIQKGLKSALVKMGLTDFERWVHIMMLQDLSVNKPHELIRTSLIRSKFGELVANNTGSLYTRASEVSLMCLFSVLDAMLDLTMEEAMADLSISSDIKDALVKREGPLEPVLELAEAYEQADWEKLDRIASKLGIDSNRLGGWYMESIEWSDRIMEGV, encoded by the coding sequence ATGTTTATTGCGAGACAGCCCATATTTGATAAGACCAAAGAAGTATATGGATATGAGTTGCTTTTTAGAGGCAGCAATACATCCGACGCTTACAACGGTACCAGCGCCGAAAGTTCGACTGCTGTAGTGCTCGGTGGGCTTTTTGAGATTGGAGTAGATAAGATAGTTGGAGATAAAAAGGCCTTTGTCAATTTCAACTACAATTCACTTATGTCCAATTCCATTGAGCTGGTAGATCCTTCTACCCTTATCATTGAGGTTCTGGAAGATGTCGAAGTTGACGCACGGCTTATGCGCCGTTTAGATAGTTTGCATAAAGAAGGATATCGTATTGCCTTAGATGACTTTGTACAGAGCATCAAAGACTTTAAGATAGTTCCGGTTGCTGATATCATCAAATATGACCTTATAGCTACTCCTCTTGATACAATTCAGGATGAGGTAATGGAAGCACTCAGGCGTAAAAAGGTGCTTTTAGCTGAGAAGGTTGAAACTGAGGAAGAGTTCATAGCCGCCCGTAAAATGGGCTTCCAACTCTTTCAAGGTTACTTTTTTAGTAAGCCTGTTATAATTGCGGGGCTTAAAGGCAAGAAACCTGATATCACTATATACAGAAGGATACTTAATGAGCTGCATCAGGAAGAACCTTCTTTCCAGGGACTGGCTGAAATACTTGAAACTGATGTTTCAGTCGCATACAGACTGGTAAATGTGGTCAGCAAGAAGAATGAACATGACATACAAAAAGGACTTAAATCAGCACTTGTCAAGATGGGACTTACCGACTTTGAACGCTGGGTGCATATTATGATGCTACAGGATCTCTCTGTAAATAAGCCTCACGAGCTTATAAGGACTTCTCTTATACGTTCAAAGTTTGGAGAGCTGGTTGCCAATAATACCGGAAGCCTCTATACAAGGGCTTCTGAAGTATCGCTTATGTGTCTCTTTAGCGTACTGGATGCCATGCTTGATCTCACAATGGAAGAAGCTATGGCTGACTTATCCATAAGCAGTGATATCAAGGATGCTCTTGTCAAACGAGAAGGCCCTCTTGAACCTGTTCTTGAACTGGCAGAAGCCTATGAGCAGGCTGACTGGGAGAAGTTAGACCGTATAGCATCTAAGCTTGGTATTGACTCAAACCGCCTTGGAGGCTGGTATATGGAGTCCATTGAATGGTCAGATAGAATCATGGAGGGCGTATAA
- a CDS encoding FecCD family ABC transporter permease, with product MTELNAGYKKRTLRWRLVVLALFTITLILIACELCLGSVSYPIGDVIKVLLGETIEGVSYAVESVRLPRMMGAVFSGFAFGVAGYVFQTLLHNPLASPDVIGISAGTSTAAVFLILVLGLRGSIVSVLAMIFGIATALIIYKLSVIKGHFTYGRMILIGIGISALLRAVTSYLLAKAAEYDVGTTMQWLSGSLNGVQMEDVPALIVVVGIITVALTSLSRHMEIIPLGDNFAVSLGLNTRLTYSVMIIGAVILVSFATSVTGPIASVAFLSGPIAASLAGKGKSSLIPAGLVGTVLTLGADLVAFHAFPVHYPVGVVTGLLGAPYMLYLLIRMNRRGVN from the coding sequence ATGACAGAGTTAAATGCAGGATATAAGAAAAGGACTCTTAGATGGAGACTGGTTGTACTTGCTCTTTTTACCATCACTCTTATACTGATAGCCTGTGAACTTTGCTTAGGGAGTGTGTCCTATCCCATAGGAGATGTGATAAAGGTTTTACTTGGCGAAACTATTGAAGGAGTATCTTATGCAGTAGAAAGTGTGAGGCTGCCGAGAATGATGGGAGCTGTATTTTCAGGGTTTGCCTTTGGAGTGGCGGGCTATGTATTTCAGACATTGTTACACAATCCACTCGCCTCACCTGATGTAATAGGTATATCCGCAGGAACAAGCACTGCAGCAGTTTTTCTGATACTGGTGCTTGGACTTAGGGGAAGCATAGTGTCCGTGCTCGCGATGATATTTGGTATTGCAACTGCTTTAATTATTTACAAACTGTCAGTGATTAAAGGGCATTTTACCTATGGAAGAATGATACTTATAGGTATAGGAATTTCAGCACTTTTAAGAGCAGTTACTTCTTATCTGCTGGCAAAAGCTGCGGAGTATGATGTAGGAACTACCATGCAGTGGCTTAGTGGTAGCTTAAATGGAGTGCAGATGGAAGATGTGCCTGCACTTATTGTTGTGGTCGGGATAATCACTGTAGCACTCACTTCACTATCAAGGCATATGGAGATTATTCCTCTGGGAGATAACTTTGCAGTATCACTTGGACTTAATACAAGACTTACCTATTCGGTAATGATTATAGGTGCAGTTATACTTGTATCATTTGCAACATCTGTCACAGGACCTATAGCGTCAGTAGCCTTTCTTTCAGGGCCTATTGCCGCAAGCCTTGCAGGAAAGGGGAAATCAAGTCTTATTCCTGCGGGACTAGTAGGAACGGTACTTACTTTAGGAGCAGATTTAGTTGCTTTTCATGCATTTCCTGTACACTATCCTGTAGGTGTTGTTACTGGGCTTTTAGGAGCACCATATATGCTGTATCTGCTTATTAGAATGAATAGAAGAGGTGTGAATTAA
- a CDS encoding iron-siderophore ABC transporter substrate-binding protein has translation MRIKNVLSAVIPMALAVALVTGCGAKNGESANSAASKTASVTSSAKSSSTEAKDNKTSTASSSASTGSASSSSTAMASFPITMKHAYGETVIKSKPERVVTLDWNNADAVLALGIVPVGTARANWGPVTDKGLLPWTEAKFKELGTENPNVFNDLEGYDYEAVAAAKPDIIVAPYSGMDEKAYKRLSEIAPTLPFRETAWKTTWREQTVEAAEALGLKSEGEKLVSDTDAFIKENLAKYPNLANKSVAMCYINAADLSNFSVYRTADPRGAYLTDLGFTFPEKVEAQAKDKNAFYVQISSELAVDALSDTDIIITYGDDKTVAALKKDAIFSKIPAVKEGRVVVLDSNGNLAAACNPSVLSIKAELVNYLEAINAVVK, from the coding sequence ATGAGAATTAAAAATGTATTAAGTGCAGTAATACCAATGGCGCTTGCAGTTGCCTTGGTTACAGGTTGTGGAGCTAAGAATGGAGAGAGTGCAAATTCTGCTGCGTCCAAGACCGCAAGCGTGACAAGTTCAGCAAAGTCATCATCCACAGAGGCTAAAGACAACAAAACGTCTACCGCATCAAGTTCCGCTTCTACGGGCAGTGCTTCATCAAGCTCCACAGCTATGGCTTCATTTCCTATAACAATGAAGCATGCATACGGGGAGACTGTAATTAAGTCAAAACCTGAAAGAGTAGTAACACTTGACTGGAACAATGCGGACGCGGTTTTGGCTCTTGGAATTGTTCCTGTAGGAACAGCTAGGGCAAACTGGGGACCTGTTACTGATAAGGGCCTTTTGCCTTGGACTGAGGCAAAATTCAAGGAGCTTGGTACAGAAAATCCCAATGTGTTTAACGACCTTGAAGGCTATGACTATGAGGCTGTAGCAGCAGCCAAGCCTGATATAATAGTAGCTCCTTACTCAGGAATGGATGAAAAGGCATATAAGCGCCTTTCTGAGATAGCACCAACCCTTCCATTCAGAGAAACAGCTTGGAAGACCACCTGGAGAGAACAGACAGTTGAGGCCGCAGAGGCTTTGGGACTAAAGAGCGAGGGAGAGAAGCTGGTTTCTGATACAGATGCATTCATAAAAGAAAACCTCGCAAAATATCCTAATCTTGCGAACAAGAGTGTAGCAATGTGTTATATTAATGCAGCTGACCTAAGTAACTTTTCCGTTTATAGAACAGCAGATCCAAGAGGGGCATATCTTACAGACTTAGGCTTTACTTTTCCTGAAAAGGTAGAGGCACAGGCAAAAGATAAAAATGCATTCTATGTGCAGATATCTTCTGAACTGGCAGTTGATGCCCTAAGTGATACAGACATTATCATAACTTACGGTGATGATAAGACAGTTGCAGCCTTGAAGAAAGATGCAATCTTCTCTAAGATTCCGGCAGTCAAAGAGGGCAGGGTAGTGGTGCTTGACAGCAACGGCAATCTTGCTGCAGCCTGCAATCCTTCAGTGCTTTCTATAAAGGCAGAGCTTGTGAACTATCTTGAAGCAATAAATGCAGTAGTTAAATAA
- a CDS encoding ABC transporter ATP-binding protein produces MGKHILEAKNLVAGYDGKAIINGLNLTIPEGKISVIIGANGCGKSTLLKTFCRLNKVMSGDIYLDNKAVSEYSSKEISKIISLMPQSPLVPEGITVYDLISRGRFPYRKVFRGMDDKDFKAIDEAMETMGITELRDRAVDELSGGQRQRVWIALALAQQTDILFLDEPTTFLDIAYQVEILDLLGELNRTKKTTIIMVLHDINLSVRYADYIFALKSGNLYAEGRPENVISEKLIKDVYGLNSKVITDPTSDAPMVIPIGKHSRELEADL; encoded by the coding sequence ATGGGAAAACACATATTAGAAGCCAAAAATCTGGTAGCTGGTTATGACGGGAAAGCTATAATAAATGGACTTAATCTGACCATACCCGAAGGTAAAATATCAGTAATCATAGGCGCAAACGGCTGTGGCAAATCTACTCTTCTAAAGACCTTTTGCAGATTAAATAAAGTTATGAGTGGAGATATTTATCTGGATAATAAGGCTGTATCCGAGTATTCATCTAAGGAAATATCTAAAATAATAAGTCTTATGCCACAATCACCACTGGTGCCTGAGGGAATAACCGTCTATGATTTGATTAGCAGAGGACGTTTCCCTTATAGGAAGGTATTTAGGGGAATGGATGATAAAGACTTTAAGGCTATAGATGAAGCCATGGAGACTATGGGCATAACCGAGCTTCGGGACAGGGCGGTAGATGAGCTTTCCGGAGGACAGCGCCAAAGAGTGTGGATAGCACTTGCACTTGCGCAACAGACTGATATATTATTTTTAGATGAGCCAACGACATTTCTTGACATAGCATATCAGGTAGAGATACTTGATTTGCTTGGAGAGCTAAACAGGACTAAGAAGACTACCATCATTATGGTTCTTCACGATATCAATCTCTCTGTAAGATACGCAGACTATATATTTGCCCTCAAATCAGGGAATCTTTATGCTGAAGGAAGACCTGAAAATGTAATAAGTGAGAAACTTATAAAGGATGTATATGGGCTTAATAGTAAGGTTATTACAGATCCTACTTCAGATGCACCTATGGTCATTCCTATAGGAAAGCACAGTAGGGAGCTTGAGGCGGATTTATAA
- a CDS encoding transposase gives MTISGIGYINGGMILCEIGNIHRFSSPGKLLAFAGLDPSVYYIDRSSGGLIYSVRFFVRPPLYKSTNYLS, from the coding sequence ATGACCATTTCGGGTATCGGTTACATCAACGGCGGAATGATACTCTGTGAAATAGGTAATATTCACCGTTTCTCCAGTCCCGGTAAGCTGCTTGCCTTTGCGGGCCTTGATCCTTCTGTATATTACATCGATAGATCTTCGGGGGGGCTTATTTACAGTGTCCGGTTTTTTGTCCGTCCCCCTCTCTACAAATCTACAAATTACTTAAGCTAA
- a CDS encoding FecCD family ABC transporter permease has translation MGKKKFVFSIILCLALLSIMAIFSISLGAKSIAFTKVIDVLLGNAPDSLEATIILQRIPRTVFGILAGGALGISGALMQSITRNPIADPSILGVNTGASLFVVAGIAFFNITVAYQYIWLAIIGAGVTAVFVYSVASMGKDGATPLKLALSGSAVSIVLGSLVSTIMLPNNRVMEAFRFWQVGSIGSATWENIMLISPFLIVGFIISMFISGYLNNLALGDEAATALGTNVVMTRTIGALSSVLLCGATTALAGPIGFVGLIIPHIIRLIFGSEMSKMLPLSFLGSAILMLVSDIIGRIISLPGETEVGIVTAVIGAPVFILAIRKGRVKSL, from the coding sequence ATGGGAAAGAAAAAGTTTGTATTTTCTATCATCTTATGCTTGGCCCTGCTTTCTATTATGGCAATATTTTCAATATCTTTGGGGGCTAAAAGTATAGCATTTACTAAGGTTATAGACGTTCTCCTTGGAAATGCTCCTGATAGCCTTGAGGCGACTATAATATTACAAAGAATTCCAAGAACCGTATTTGGCATACTTGCGGGAGGAGCACTTGGCATATCAGGGGCTCTTATGCAGAGCATAACAAGGAATCCTATTGCTGATCCAAGTATACTTGGTGTAAATACCGGGGCCTCACTCTTCGTGGTTGCAGGTATAGCATTTTTTAATATTACAGTTGCGTATCAGTATATATGGCTTGCCATAATAGGAGCAGGAGTTACTGCAGTTTTTGTGTACAGTGTAGCAAGCATGGGCAAAGACGGTGCCACACCGCTAAAACTGGCACTCTCAGGTTCGGCTGTAAGCATAGTCTTAGGTTCACTTGTAAGTACCATAATGTTACCAAATAACCGGGTAATGGAAGCTTTTAGGTTCTGGCAGGTAGGGAGCATAGGAAGTGCAACATGGGAAAATATTATGCTCATTAGTCCATTCCTAATAGTGGGATTTATTATATCAATGTTCATTTCAGGGTATTTGAATAATTTGGCTTTAGGAGATGAAGCCGCTACGGCTCTTGGAACTAATGTAGTGATGACAAGAACAATAGGAGCACTTTCATCAGTACTATTATGCGGTGCTACTACAGCACTTGCAGGACCAATAGGCTTTGTAGGGCTTATCATACCTCATATTATAAGACTGATATTTGGAAGCGAAATGAGTAAGATGCTGCCTCTTTCTTTTCTGGGTTCAGCTATACTAATGCTTGTTTCAGACATAATAGGAAGAATAATAAGCTTGCCGGGAGAGACTGAAGTGGGGATAGTTACTGCTGTCATCGGTGCACCGGTATTCATTCTGGCCATTAGGAAAGGGAGGGTAAAGAGTCTATGA
- a CDS encoding ISLre2 family transposase — translation MTNAIVKEKKISFKTLEKKIFEEACKLAREHTKIILENYDDILSKERDTSKYRNKGKRKTSIRTVYGDVEYERRVYQTRLRDGTKAHVYLLDEQMGMEKIGLISTNLAEKIANSVTELPYRASAEMLSSSTGQTISAGGVWNIAQKLGQRITSEEDLDVKKMKAGRPDGKREIGVLFEEMDGVWLSMQGRGHKRMGKKEMKVFTMYEGWDAEKEKEGRSTLVEKVVFAGMDGSSGFHNKREAVIQKKYNPDEIGRRILNGDGGSWIKEPYDDEAVFQLDRYHIYQEILRKISSKAVQKDIRRLFDSEKIEEMFDYIREYIRVSKSEDESDKTSKKAEELYAYLHNNREGLLPYYKRGIKLPEPVEGIIYKNMGIQETQNCTLITLRMKHRRMRWSESGADNLAKLLCRKENKDLIETVERYSGELIFDESQSEIKEPLSASKSPLRDGKGLPYMEVGRGSLPLTGTPLTAGRKALRNFILGN, via the coding sequence ATGACTAATGCTATTGTAAAAGAAAAAAAGATTTCATTCAAGACCTTAGAGAAGAAAATTTTTGAAGAGGCCTGCAAGCTTGCCAGGGAACACACTAAAATCATACTTGAAAACTATGATGATATTCTTTCAAAAGAGAGGGATACTTCTAAATATAGGAATAAAGGAAAGAGAAAGACTTCGATAAGAACCGTATATGGAGATGTCGAGTATGAAAGAAGGGTGTACCAGACAAGGCTTAGAGATGGAACGAAAGCCCATGTTTATCTTCTTGATGAACAAATGGGTATGGAGAAGATAGGCTTAATATCTACTAATCTTGCAGAGAAGATCGCCAATTCAGTTACGGAACTCCCGTACAGGGCATCTGCTGAGATGTTAAGTTCTTCTACAGGACAGACCATAAGTGCGGGAGGCGTATGGAATATAGCCCAGAAGCTTGGTCAGAGGATAACATCAGAAGAAGACCTTGATGTGAAGAAGATGAAGGCAGGCAGACCTGATGGGAAAAGGGAAATCGGAGTTCTTTTTGAGGAAATGGATGGAGTATGGCTTTCGATGCAGGGCAGAGGGCATAAACGCATGGGTAAAAAGGAGATGAAGGTCTTTACCATGTATGAAGGCTGGGATGCGGAGAAGGAAAAGGAAGGGCGCAGCACTCTAGTGGAGAAAGTGGTGTTTGCAGGCATGGATGGAAGCAGTGGATTCCACAATAAAAGAGAGGCCGTGATACAGAAGAAATATAACCCTGACGAAATAGGCAGGCGTATCTTAAATGGAGATGGTGGAAGCTGGATAAAAGAGCCTTATGATGACGAGGCGGTGTTTCAGCTTGACAGATACCACATTTATCAGGAAATTTTAAGGAAAATAAGCAGTAAAGCTGTACAAAAGGATATACGAAGGCTCTTTGATTCAGAGAAGATTGAAGAAATGTTTGATTATATACGTGAGTATATAAGAGTAAGTAAAAGCGAAGATGAAAGCGATAAAACCAGTAAAAAAGCCGAGGAGCTGTACGCCTACCTTCACAATAACAGAGAAGGGCTGCTACCGTACTACAAGCGGGGAATAAAACTCCCAGAACCTGTAGAAGGCATCATTTATAAAAACATGGGTATACAGGAAACACAAAACTGTACACTGATAACGCTGAGAATGAAGCACAGGCGCATGAGATGGTCAGAATCAGGAGCTGATAACCTTGCGAAGCTTCTGTGCAGGAAAGAAAACAAAGACCTGATAGAGACAGTCGAACGTTACTCTGGGGAATTGATATTTGATGAGAGCCAGAGCGAGATAAAAGAGCCTCTCAGCGCTTCAAAATCACCGTTACGAGACGGTAAAGGGCTTCCATATATGGAAGTAGGCAGAGGAAGTCTTCCACTAACCGGTACACCATTAACAGCAGGTAGAAAGGCATTAAGAAATTTTATACTTGGCAACTAA
- a CDS encoding DIP1984 family protein, protein MKLAEALQERADLVNNIERLRSRIRNNALVQEGEEPAENPKELIKELDGCIERFGFLASKINKTNNETKIGDMTITEVIAKKDALILKAGAYRDFVYEASSMAGRARGTEIKIVPTLKVTDLQKTVDKLSKEIRLLDNSLQATNWSTDLIED, encoded by the coding sequence ATGAAACTTGCAGAGGCATTACAGGAAAGAGCTGATTTAGTTAACAACATAGAAAGACTCAGGTCGAGGATAAGAAATAATGCACTCGTACAGGAGGGCGAAGAGCCTGCTGAGAATCCTAAGGAACTTATAAAGGAATTAGATGGTTGCATAGAAAGATTTGGTTTTCTTGCAAGCAAGATAAATAAGACTAATAATGAGACAAAGATTGGTGATATGACTATTACAGAAGTAATTGCCAAGAAAGATGCCCTCATTCTTAAGGCAGGGGCATATAGGGATTTTGTCTATGAGGCAAGCAGTATGGCAGGAAGGGCAAGAGGAACTGAGATTAAGATTGTTCCTACTCTCAAAGTAACTGACCTTCAGAAAACAGTCGATAAGCTTTCCAAAGAGATTAGACTGCTTGACAACAGCCTTCAGGCAACAAACTGGAGTACAGACCTTATTGAAGACTAG
- a CDS encoding (2Fe-2S)-binding protein, with protein sequence MKRDKIACNCESVTYGQIIDAVNGGAKTFEEVSEITGCSTGCGGCREFIEVFVRDLVMFPEDQE encoded by the coding sequence ATGAAAAGAGATAAAATAGCTTGTAATTGTGAAAGTGTAACTTATGGACAGATAATTGACGCTGTGAATGGCGGAGCAAAGACCTTCGAAGAGGTTTCTGAGATAACAGGCTGTAGCACCGGCTGTGGCGGATGTCGTGAGTTCATTGAGGTATTTGTAAGGGATTTGGTTATGTTCCCTGAGGATCAGGAATAA
- a CDS encoding CapA family protein: MKLKKIVTLWLSLVLFTANITSQYKAFADNEVGNEVKNETAKEAKQKSKENELDLVMAGDVLLHTRLAYWSEDGKGGYDFNPIFKLIKPIIKKADLAIVNQETILGGKELGVSGYPTFNGPYELGDAIANAGFDVVLQSNNHSLDRGKQGIYNCLNFWKKYPKIKTVGINTSEAQKKKLCIYKKNGIKVAILNYTYGTNGIPLPKDMPYAVNYLVKDEVINDIKRAEKEADFTIVCPHWGTEYFRGISDYQKIWSKIFVENGVDLVLGAHPHVIEPIKYVTDKKTGHKMLVYYSLGNFVNSTMSDGRVGDRYVGGLAKVKLKRGTDNKVRIAKYGVKATVMHNGGTRFGSSIYPLTQYTEELAKKNVMKTQDYMFSLNFCKKVCNEVWGKLWD; the protein is encoded by the coding sequence ATGAAACTTAAAAAAATAGTAACATTGTGGCTTTCATTGGTTTTATTTACTGCCAATATAACATCGCAATATAAGGCATTTGCAGATAATGAAGTAGGAAATGAAGTTAAAAATGAAACTGCTAAGGAAGCAAAGCAGAAAAGTAAGGAAAACGAGCTTGACCTTGTTATGGCGGGGGATGTACTTTTACACACACGGCTTGCTTACTGGTCGGAGGATGGAAAGGGAGGCTATGATTTCAATCCAATATTTAAGCTAATTAAGCCCATTATCAAAAAAGCAGATTTGGCTATAGTCAATCAGGAAACAATCCTTGGCGGTAAAGAGCTTGGGGTAAGTGGCTATCCTACCTTCAATGGTCCTTATGAACTGGGAGATGCAATTGCAAATGCAGGCTTTGATGTAGTTCTTCAAAGCAACAACCACTCACTTGACAGGGGGAAGCAGGGAATATACAACTGTCTTAACTTCTGGAAAAAATATCCTAAGATAAAGACTGTTGGTATAAATACCTCTGAGGCTCAGAAAAAGAAGCTCTGCATTTACAAGAAAAACGGAATAAAAGTTGCGATTCTTAACTATACCTACGGAACCAATGGAATCCCTCTTCCAAAGGATATGCCTTATGCAGTCAACTATCTTGTAAAAGATGAGGTAATAAATGATATAAAAAGGGCTGAAAAGGAGGCAGACTTTACTATAGTATGCCCACACTGGGGGACGGAGTACTTTAGAGGAATCTCAGATTATCAAAAGATCTGGAGCAAGATATTTGTGGAAAACGGAGTTGACCTTGTGCTTGGCGCTCACCCACATGTAATAGAGCCTATTAAATATGTGACAGATAAGAAAACAGGACATAAGATGCTGGTATACTATTCACTTGGGAACTTTGTTAACAGCACCATGTCAGATGGAAGGGTTGGAGACAGATATGTAGGAGGCCTTGCCAAGGTTAAGCTTAAAAGAGGGACTGATAATAAGGTGAGGATAGCGAAATACGGAGTGAAGGCGACTGTTATGCATAACGGTGGAACAAGATTTGGCTCCAGTATATATCCTTTAACCCAATATACAGAAGAACTCGCAAAGAAAAATGTAATGAAGACACAGGACTATATGTTTTCACTAAATTTCTGTAAAAAGGTCTGCAATGAAGTTTGGGGTAAGCTTTGGGATTGA